Proteins co-encoded in one Nitrospinota bacterium genomic window:
- a CDS encoding sulfide/dihydroorotate dehydrogenase-like FAD/NAD-binding protein, whose translation MLTAEQERKVREKFRGLLGIDGAHNWDSAYIVQQQAQQYLKFLKEGDSAQSRYHQTFRILEKRELCPDTYYYSIDAPLIARKLVAGQFIIIRPNEHGERIPLSIAGWDAEKGTINVIIMSAGRSSREINMMNVGDRLADVVGPLGQHSHVKKHDGVCVVIGGGYGTGAVLPTARALKKAGNKVYGIVGARNEKLLIMEDELKQACDEVLVTTNDGTKGIQGFVTHAMEAILKRGEKISHVLAIGPVPMMMAVANMTKPLGIETFVSLNAIMVDGTGMCGACRVSVGGKTRFACFHGPDFNGHEVDFDQLMKRQKMFVGKEKLALEAMGK comes from the coding sequence ATGCTGACGGCGGAACAGGAACGAAAAGTCCGGGAAAAATTCAGGGGGCTGCTCGGCATTGACGGCGCGCACAACTGGGACAGCGCCTATATCGTACAGCAACAGGCCCAGCAGTACCTCAAGTTCCTGAAAGAGGGCGACAGCGCCCAAAGCCGCTATCACCAGACCTTCAGGATACTGGAAAAAAGGGAACTGTGCCCCGACACCTACTACTACTCCATCGACGCCCCGCTGATCGCCCGCAAGCTCGTGGCCGGCCAGTTCATCATCATCCGCCCCAACGAGCACGGCGAGCGGATTCCGCTCTCCATCGCCGGGTGGGACGCCGAAAAGGGCACCATCAACGTCATCATCATGTCCGCCGGGCGCAGCTCGCGCGAGATCAACATGATGAACGTGGGCGACCGGCTGGCCGACGTGGTTGGCCCGCTGGGCCAGCACAGCCATGTGAAAAAACACGACGGCGTCTGCGTGGTCATCGGCGGCGGCTACGGCACCGGCGCGGTGCTGCCGACCGCCCGCGCGCTGAAAAAGGCCGGCAACAAGGTGTACGGCATCGTGGGCGCGCGCAACGAGAAGCTGCTCATCATGGAAGACGAGCTGAAGCAGGCGTGCGACGAGGTGCTGGTCACCACCAACGACGGCACCAAGGGGATACAGGGCTTCGTCACCCACGCCATGGAAGCGATTTTGAAACGGGGGGAGAAGATTTCCCACGTGCTGGCCATCGGCCCGGTGCCGATGATGATGGCCGTGGCGAACATGACCAAGCCGCTCGGCATCGAGACCTTCGTCTCCCTCAACGCCATCATGGTGGACGGCACCGGCATGTGCGGCGCCTGCCGCGTCTCGGTGGGGGGCAAAACGAGATTCGCCTGCTTCCACGGCCCGGATTTCAACGGCCACGAAGTGGACTTCGACCAGCTCATGAAACGGCAAAAAATGTTCGTCGGAAAAGAAAAACTGGCCCTTGAGGCGATGGGGAAATAA
- a CDS encoding integration host factor subunit beta, with protein MTKSDMAEKLAAKLNITKQQAEGVINIFTNSIIESLAKGDKVEIRGFGSFRVRHRSAKEGRNPKTGEKVFVPPKKVPFFKTGKEFRLIVDGKEVAAEE; from the coding sequence ATGACCAAATCCGATATGGCCGAAAAGCTGGCCGCCAAGCTGAATATCACGAAGCAGCAGGCGGAAGGCGTTATCAACATTTTCACCAACTCGATTATCGAATCCCTTGCCAAAGGGGACAAGGTGGAAATCCGCGGTTTCGGCAGCTTCCGGGTGCGGCACCGTTCGGCCAAGGAGGGGCGCAACCCCAAGACCGGCGAAAAAGTCTTTGTGCCTCCGAAAAAAGTTCCCTTCTTCAAAACCGGCAAGGAGTTCCGCCTGATTGTCGACGGCAAGGAAGTCGCCGCCGAAGAATAA
- a CDS encoding TfoX/Sxy family protein gives MKTDSFKDFVMDQLAGFGATARPMFGGYGLYKGDAFFGIIIKERLYFKTDAATRLPYEERGMKPFKASATQTLKNYMEVPPDILEDAEELKSWARAAAALKKPAPKKRR, from the coding sequence ATGAAAACCGATTCCTTTAAAGATTTTGTGATGGACCAGTTGGCGGGGTTCGGGGCCACCGCGCGGCCGATGTTCGGCGGCTACGGTTTATACAAAGGGGATGCGTTCTTCGGCATCATCATTAAAGAGCGTCTCTACTTCAAGACGGATGCGGCCACCCGGCTGCCGTATGAGGAACGGGGGATGAAGCCGTTCAAGGCGAGCGCCACGCAGACGCTCAAAAATTACATGGAAGTGCCGCCCGACATCCTTGAAGACGCGGAAGAGCTGAAAAGCTGGGCGCGCGCCGCCGCCGCGCTGAAAAAGCCCGCCCCCAAAAAGCGCCGCTGA
- a CDS encoding lytic transglycosylase domain-containing protein, whose translation MKPLYRYGAMAAAITAVALLQFSQYCKAQLADARVRGAALEAVVASQHDWNMRNGKKIELRARISAILAEFQDSLHHDPVMLADLIIAKAGECRIDPFLVLGIIKTESDFRRFAVSTKGAVGLMQLRPHTAAALYGGEWEGGQPAVLTDNELNISLGTRYLARLLRRFGDLNLALEAYNRGPTRLRRDMADSDGVDRIYAGKVMANYHRMRNFPAGRSL comes from the coding sequence ATGAAACCTCTTTATCGATACGGGGCGATGGCGGCGGCGATCACCGCCGTGGCGCTCCTTCAGTTTTCCCAGTATTGCAAGGCGCAGCTTGCGGATGCCCGCGTACGCGGGGCCGCCCTCGAAGCCGTCGTTGCCAGCCAGCACGACTGGAATATGCGGAACGGGAAGAAAATCGAACTGCGCGCCAGAATCAGCGCCATTCTGGCGGAGTTTCAAGATTCGTTGCACCACGACCCCGTGATGTTGGCCGACCTCATCATCGCCAAAGCGGGGGAATGCCGGATCGATCCGTTTCTGGTGCTCGGCATTATCAAGACGGAAAGCGATTTTAGGCGTTTCGCCGTTTCCACCAAGGGGGCGGTGGGCCTCATGCAGCTTCGGCCGCACACCGCGGCGGCGCTCTACGGCGGGGAGTGGGAAGGCGGGCAGCCAGCCGTGCTCACCGACAACGAGCTGAACATCAGCCTCGGCACCCGCTACCTGGCGCGGCTTTTACGGCGCTTTGGCGATCTGAACCTCGCGCTGGAGGCCTACAACCGCGGCCCCACCCGGTTGCGCCGCGATATGGCGGATAGCGACGGCGTGGACCGCATCTACGCCGGAAAAGTAATGGCGAATTACCACCGGATGCGCAACTTCCCGGCGGGCCGTTCCCTCTGA
- a CDS encoding ORF6N domain-containing protein has product MKGSASTLPAVERSIYLIRGHKVLLSPDLAALYEIENRILVQAVKRNLNRFPEDFMFQLTVEESKNLKSQFVTSSWGGRRHPPYAFTEQGVAMLSSVLKSPRAIAVNIEIMRTFVKLRQFLATNEGLARKLADVEKKYDRQFKAVFDAIRQLMEPPQRLSKPKIGFRRKD; this is encoded by the coding sequence ATGAAAGGGAGCGCCTCAACGCTTCCCGCTGTCGAAAGAAGTATTTACCTGATCCGTGGCCACAAAGTTCTTTTAAGTCCCGATCTCGCGGCGCTCTACGAAATTGAGAATAGGATTCTCGTTCAGGCGGTGAAAAGGAATCTAAACCGCTTCCCGGAAGATTTCATGTTCCAATTGACCGTGGAAGAATCCAAAAACTTGAAATCACAATTTGTGACTTCAAGTTGGGGTGGGCGGCGGCATCCGCCCTATGCCTTCACCGAGCAGGGGGTGGCCATGCTGTCCAGCGTGCTGAAAAGCCCCCGCGCCATCGCCGTGAACATTGAGATCATGCGGACATTCGTAAAACTGCGGCAGTTCCTTGCCACAAACGAAGGGCTGGCCCGCAAATTGGCGGATGTTGAAAAGAAATACGACCGCCAATTCAAAGCCGTATTCGACGCCATTCGGCAACTTATGGAACCGCCTCAAAGATTGAGCAAGCCAAAAATCGGATTTCGGCGCAAAGATTGA
- the glgP gene encoding alpha-glucan family phosphorylase yields MPEFRKFIIRPSLPEKLRPLNDIAYNMWWTWHPDAINLLRRMDRDMWDKYYHNPVKVLGSVSQQRLRELETDEGFLTHLDRVTFDLTDYMKGGTWFEDLCGGKWRKENHIAYFSMEFGLDECLQIYSGGLGVLAGDHLKSASDLGIPVVAFGLAYTHGYFIQYLNRDGWQMENQPENNFYLLPLRQVEGKDGKPVTIQVPFPGRAVYAQIWKVQVGRVPLYLLDANIPENSAEDQALTSQLYGGDTEMRIKQEVLLGIGGVLASEALEIGVSVYHMNEGHAAFSGIGRIMKLMRKRGLNFDEAKEAIIASTVFTTHTPVPAGNDRFERWLVEKYITPVLGNSGILMDDIVALGRENPANDKELFCMTVMALRLSAASNGVSKLHGDVSRKMWQNIWPNLPVNLVPIRSITNGIHIRTWISEEMRNLFDRYLGETWISKPGEDSVWERIEHIPDSELWRTHERRRERMVGFVRRRLAEQLRRRGASEAELQQAEEALDPESLTIGFARRFATYKRGSLILRDEERLARILNNRDRPLQIIIAGKAHPRDIEGKNIIKSIIHACGKDEFRRRLIFLENYDIDVARYLVQGCDVWLNTPRRPMEASGTSGMKASANGAINFSIRDGWWDEAYAPEVGWAIGAGENYEDQNIQDAVESRAIYDLLERDIVPLFYERGADNLPRGWVRKMKGSMTRLNAVFNTNRMLREYTEKFYLPLGVRWQDYVQKDPAIIKQLAVWKKRLETHWSGMKVLEVAGTDGSFKVGDRKKVTATIHLGVINPDDVVVECYYGPMDMAGHIEEGKSAVMGIEGKAIDGICRFTGDIPCDNAGLHGYAIRVLPSHTNLVLQYIPGLILWG; encoded by the coding sequence ATGCCGGAATTCCGCAAGTTCATAATCCGCCCGTCGCTGCCGGAAAAGCTGCGGCCGCTCAACGACATCGCCTACAACATGTGGTGGACCTGGCATCCCGACGCCATCAACCTGTTGCGCCGCATGGACCGCGATATGTGGGACAAGTACTACCACAATCCGGTCAAGGTGCTTGGCTCCGTTTCGCAGCAGCGGCTGCGCGAGCTGGAGACGGACGAAGGCTTTCTTACCCATCTGGACCGGGTGACGTTCGACCTCACCGACTACATGAAGGGGGGTACCTGGTTCGAAGACCTCTGCGGCGGGAAATGGCGGAAGGAAAACCACATCGCCTATTTCTCGATGGAATTCGGCCTCGACGAATGTTTGCAGATTTATTCCGGCGGCCTCGGCGTCTTGGCCGGCGACCACCTGAAATCGGCCAGCGACCTCGGCATTCCGGTGGTGGCGTTCGGGCTGGCCTACACCCACGGCTATTTCATCCAGTACCTCAACCGCGACGGCTGGCAGATGGAAAACCAGCCGGAGAACAACTTCTACCTCCTGCCGCTGCGGCAGGTGGAAGGCAAGGACGGCAAACCGGTTACAATCCAGGTGCCGTTTCCGGGCCGCGCCGTGTACGCGCAGATATGGAAGGTCCAGGTCGGGCGCGTGCCGCTCTACCTGCTGGACGCGAACATCCCCGAAAACTCCGCCGAAGACCAGGCGCTCACCTCGCAGCTCTACGGCGGCGACACCGAGATGCGCATCAAGCAGGAGGTGCTGCTGGGTATCGGCGGCGTGCTGGCGTCGGAGGCGCTCGAAATCGGCGTTTCGGTCTATCACATGAACGAAGGGCACGCGGCTTTTTCCGGCATCGGCCGGATCATGAAGCTGATGCGCAAGCGGGGCCTGAATTTCGACGAAGCGAAGGAGGCGATCATCGCCTCCACCGTGTTCACCACGCACACCCCCGTCCCGGCGGGCAACGACCGGTTCGAGCGGTGGCTGGTGGAAAAATACATCACCCCGGTGCTGGGCAATTCCGGCATTTTGATGGACGATATCGTGGCGCTGGGGCGCGAGAACCCGGCCAACGACAAAGAGCTTTTCTGCATGACCGTTATGGCGCTGCGGCTTTCCGCCGCCAGCAACGGCGTATCGAAACTGCACGGCGACGTATCGCGCAAGATGTGGCAGAACATCTGGCCCAACCTGCCGGTGAACCTGGTGCCGATACGCAGCATCACCAACGGCATCCATATCCGCACCTGGATATCGGAGGAGATGCGCAACCTGTTCGACCGCTATCTGGGCGAGACCTGGATATCGAAGCCGGGCGAGGATTCCGTCTGGGAGCGCATCGAGCATATACCGGATTCCGAACTCTGGCGCACGCACGAACGCCGCCGCGAGCGGATGGTCGGCTTCGTCCGCCGCCGCCTGGCGGAACAGCTCAGGCGCCGCGGCGCCTCCGAGGCGGAACTGCAGCAGGCCGAAGAGGCGCTCGATCCCGAATCGCTCACAATCGGCTTCGCCCGCCGCTTCGCCACCTACAAGCGGGGCAGCCTGATCCTGCGCGACGAAGAGCGGCTGGCCCGCATCCTGAACAACAGGGACCGCCCGCTGCAGATCATCATCGCCGGCAAGGCGCACCCCCGCGACATCGAGGGGAAGAACATCATCAAGAGCATCATCCACGCCTGCGGCAAGGACGAGTTCCGCCGCCGCCTCATCTTCCTCGAAAATTACGATATCGACGTGGCCCGCTATCTGGTGCAGGGGTGCGATGTCTGGCTCAACACGCCGCGCCGCCCGATGGAAGCCAGCGGCACCTCCGGCATGAAAGCCAGCGCCAACGGCGCGATCAATTTCTCCATCCGCGACGGCTGGTGGGACGAGGCGTACGCCCCCGAAGTCGGCTGGGCCATCGGCGCGGGGGAAAACTACGAGGACCAGAACATCCAGGACGCCGTGGAAAGCCGCGCCATCTACGATCTGCTGGAGCGCGACATCGTTCCGCTGTTTTACGAGCGCGGGGCGGATAACCTGCCGCGCGGCTGGGTGCGGAAGATGAAAGGGAGCATGACGCGGCTCAACGCCGTGTTCAACACCAACCGGATGCTGCGCGAATACACCGAAAAATTCTACCTGCCGCTCGGCGTGCGCTGGCAGGACTACGTGCAGAAGGATCCCGCCATCATCAAACAGCTCGCCGTCTGGAAAAAACGGCTGGAAACGCACTGGAGCGGGATGAAGGTGCTGGAAGTGGCCGGCACCGACGGCTCGTTCAAGGTGGGCGACAGGAAAAAAGTCACCGCCACGATACATCTGGGCGTCATCAATCCGGACGATGTGGTGGTGGAGTGCTACTACGGGCCGATGGACATGGCCGGCCACATCGAAGAGGGAAAAAGCGCCGTCATGGGGATCGAAGGGAAGGCAATCGACGGCATCTGCCGCTTCACCGGCGATATTCCGTGCGACAACGCGGGTTTGCACGGCTACGCCATCCGCGTGCTCCCCAGCCACACGAACCTCGTGCTGCAATACATCCCCGGCCTCATCCTCTGGGGCTGA
- a CDS encoding UDP-N-acetylmuramoyl-tripeptide--D-alanyl-D-alanine ligase: protein MTFYGYAAEAAWMFFSAAAMLRFAHVLQAERYHTGAYVKWVLEGGGANTFLRNTYDAALHFTAFGFLFLLFGQLMRINLAELALTAIAIFWAAANIRADKAQKKPLVITARVKRLFAVTLLIEAAIFVIVFSHGEAPAVATLVLLGYAQPFMLALGNIASAPIEKSLQEGFKNQARQKLRGKQVVAITGSYGKTGTKDAVAHLLETKYPLIKTPGSFNTPMGLCKVINDNMEPHHEMFVTEMGATRQGDIRELCELVRPTVGIITSIGVAHMETFGDIEAVARTKFELADALPPDGVLIYNADYELARKYADGRPQKKITYGLEQAADYMPVNLRCGREGSTFDIKTPQGMIEGVKIQLLGKLHALNVTAAFAVGRHFGIDPERLKHGASTLAQVEARLQLIQNPGGYLIINDGFNSNPVGAATAAETLGYFAGFKKIMVTPGIVDLGGEHEKVNFAFGKAAAPFCDVALLINERRTKPIADGLLAAGFDENNILPFPSLAAARGWLTANADAQCVVLFENDLPDHMEKF, encoded by the coding sequence ATGACGTTTTACGGATACGCGGCGGAGGCCGCATGGATGTTCTTCTCCGCGGCGGCGATGCTCCGCTTTGCCCATGTGCTGCAAGCCGAGCGCTACCACACCGGCGCATACGTCAAATGGGTGCTGGAGGGGGGCGGCGCAAACACCTTCCTTCGCAACACATATGACGCGGCGCTGCACTTCACGGCCTTCGGCTTCCTCTTCCTGCTGTTCGGACAGTTGATGCGGATCAACCTTGCCGAGTTGGCCCTTACAGCCATCGCCATCTTCTGGGCCGCCGCCAATATCCGGGCGGATAAAGCTCAAAAGAAACCGCTCGTCATCACCGCGCGCGTCAAGCGTCTCTTCGCCGTCACGCTGCTCATCGAGGCGGCAATATTCGTCATCGTATTCTCCCATGGCGAAGCGCCGGCCGTCGCCACACTCGTGCTGCTCGGTTACGCGCAGCCGTTCATGCTGGCGCTCGGCAACATCGCGTCCGCCCCCATCGAAAAATCGTTGCAAGAGGGTTTCAAAAATCAGGCGCGCCAAAAACTGCGCGGCAAGCAGGTGGTCGCCATCACCGGCAGCTACGGCAAAACCGGCACCAAGGACGCGGTGGCGCACCTGCTGGAAACGAAATACCCGCTCATCAAAACCCCCGGCAGCTTCAACACGCCGATGGGGCTGTGCAAGGTAATCAACGACAACATGGAGCCGCACCACGAGATGTTCGTCACCGAGATGGGGGCCACCCGTCAAGGGGACATCAGGGAACTGTGCGAACTGGTCCGCCCCACCGTCGGCATCATCACCTCCATCGGCGTGGCGCACATGGAAACTTTTGGCGATATCGAAGCGGTGGCGCGGACGAAGTTCGAGCTGGCCGACGCCTTGCCGCCGGACGGCGTCCTTATATATAACGCCGATTATGAACTGGCGCGGAAATATGCCGATGGCCGCCCGCAAAAGAAAATCACCTACGGCCTCGAACAGGCCGCCGATTATATGCCCGTGAACCTGCGGTGCGGACGCGAAGGGAGCACGTTCGACATCAAAACGCCGCAAGGGATGATCGAAGGGGTGAAGATACAGCTTCTGGGGAAGCTCCACGCGCTGAACGTCACCGCCGCTTTCGCGGTGGGGCGGCATTTCGGCATCGACCCGGAGCGGCTCAAGCACGGCGCGAGCACTTTGGCGCAGGTGGAAGCCCGTTTGCAGCTTATCCAGAATCCCGGCGGTTACCTCATCATCAACGACGGCTTCAACAGCAACCCCGTCGGAGCCGCCACCGCCGCCGAGACGTTGGGGTATTTCGCGGGATTCAAAAAAATCATGGTCACCCCCGGCATTGTCGACTTGGGCGGCGAACACGAAAAGGTGAACTTCGCCTTCGGCAAGGCCGCCGCGCCGTTTTGCGATGTGGCGCTGCTGATAAACGAGCGGCGCACCAAGCCGATCGCCGACGGCTTGTTGGCGGCCGGTTTCGATGAAAACAACATCCTTCCTTTTCCCTCGCTTGCCGCCGCGCGCGGATGGCTGACGGCGAACGCCGACGCGCAATGCGTTGTGCTCTTCGAGAACGACCTCCCCGACCACATGGAAAAGTTTTAG
- a CDS encoding zinc-ribbon domain-containing protein: MLLTCPKCATRYEVDGSSIPQEGTYAHCATCENIFFVKKKIKAASKDVAKTTMPATQEQPAPQPVEAAAEVAAEATAPSFEAKPAPEAPIPPAKGKDGKERKDLTPEQVAAIMSGIEYEGKAKDEKNDSTDLTAQDQIDSILGNVHDDFKVITAPLPSAVAEKTAVNAGDIEALLASVQAQRPEEPVSAPKPAAKEEVGADDIAAILASVQAQQQAPKKEEPKMATASDIDDIFASVQAQQPAPAPAPKPAAKEEVGADDIAAILASVQSQQPDPKKEEPKTATASDIDDIFASVQAQQQAPAPAPKPAAKEEVGADDIAAILASVQSQQPPAPDNIDAIFAGANATPSAGKMDSQDDIDAILMTAAAPAPRESILEQEAVSSTQALSNNDIDSILAGAATEKESPAPAAPRGEDGNIISQSDLDSLFAAAAAPSAPAAEKPSKEAEGDLISQNDLDALLGETKAPSAAAEEPGDLVSQGDLDALMTGEGAPKAAAPVSAGQLLEEGNDELESLFAQEAGGSIAVPKAATAAAPAPEYEGVDTSMFEGLDKITAEEAPAAAEEHHAEAEKKPGTLSNIIAFIKNKLPKRKQKERAFTIEEEHHAEPDHGEAPKKKKAGMLVKIALPAAAGVALTLGAGWYYFVKPKSHPVVAAQKAAAPEKALPAPAQPVAEPQKETPPAETHAAPPPAHEEAKAEAPKAPPPPAHEEKKPEAPPAATAEAPKPKDAKEAAAAAHEDARKAALEAEKLIPPSLVEATIMKVGVMLPVDFNSSQVKMMTAEVELQFATASEFKTAEAKKFIYELALENEIEVFFKDKFYEETRYAKDKLMAYLFERIKKRGDLEKITGVNIAELALK; this comes from the coding sequence ATGTTATTGACTTGTCCCAAGTGCGCCACGCGCTACGAAGTGGATGGCTCATCCATCCCCCAAGAGGGAACATACGCCCATTGCGCCACCTGTGAAAACATCTTTTTCGTAAAGAAAAAAATAAAGGCCGCATCCAAGGATGTGGCAAAAACCACAATGCCTGCCACGCAGGAACAGCCGGCGCCACAACCTGTTGAAGCCGCCGCCGAAGTTGCGGCGGAAGCCACTGCCCCGTCCTTTGAAGCAAAGCCCGCCCCGGAAGCGCCCATCCCCCCGGCCAAAGGTAAAGACGGTAAAGAGAGAAAGGACCTCACGCCGGAACAAGTGGCGGCAATCATGAGCGGGATCGAGTACGAAGGAAAAGCGAAAGATGAAAAAAACGATTCCACCGACTTGACGGCACAGGATCAGATCGATTCCATTCTGGGGAATGTCCACGACGATTTCAAGGTAATTACCGCTCCGCTCCCCTCCGCCGTCGCGGAAAAAACGGCGGTGAATGCCGGCGACATCGAGGCGCTTTTAGCCAGCGTTCAAGCCCAGCGCCCTGAAGAACCGGTGTCCGCCCCGAAGCCCGCCGCCAAAGAAGAGGTCGGCGCGGATGACATCGCCGCCATCCTCGCATCCGTCCAGGCGCAGCAACAGGCACCGAAAAAAGAAGAGCCCAAAATGGCCACGGCAAGCGATATCGACGATATCTTTGCATCCGTCCAGGCGCAGCAACCGGCACCGGCGCCCGCCCCGAAGCCCGCCGCCAAAGAAGAGGTCGGCGCGGATGACATCGCCGCCATCCTCGCATCCGTCCAATCGCAGCAACCGGACCCGAAAAAAGAAGAACCCAAAACGGCCACGGCAAGCGATATCGACGATATCTTTGCATCCGTCCAGGCACAGCAACAGGCACCGGCGCCCGCCCCGAAGCCCGCCGCCAAAGAGGAGGTCGGCGCGGACGACATCGCCGCCATCCTCGCATCCGTCCAATCGCAGCAACCGCCCGCCCCGGACAACATTGACGCGATATTTGCCGGCGCCAACGCCACGCCTTCGGCGGGCAAAATGGATAGCCAAGACGACATCGACGCCATTCTGATGACGGCCGCCGCTCCCGCGCCGCGGGAAAGCATTCTGGAACAGGAAGCCGTCTCTTCCACCCAAGCTCTTTCCAATAACGACATCGATTCCATCCTGGCCGGCGCGGCAACCGAAAAAGAATCTCCCGCTCCCGCCGCGCCGCGGGGAGAGGATGGGAACATAATCTCGCAATCCGACCTCGACTCCCTCTTTGCGGCCGCCGCCGCGCCGTCGGCCCCCGCCGCGGAAAAGCCCTCGAAAGAAGCCGAGGGGGATTTGATCTCGCAAAACGACCTTGACGCCCTGCTGGGCGAAACCAAGGCCCCGTCCGCCGCCGCGGAAGAACCGGGCGATCTGGTCAGCCAGGGCGATCTTGACGCCCTCATGACGGGGGAAGGCGCGCCGAAAGCCGCGGCCCCAGTGTCCGCGGGTCAGTTGCTGGAGGAGGGAAACGACGAGTTGGAATCGCTGTTCGCCCAGGAAGCGGGCGGCTCCATTGCAGTTCCCAAGGCGGCAACCGCGGCGGCTCCGGCGCCGGAATACGAAGGGGTCGACACCTCGATGTTCGAGGGATTGGACAAGATAACGGCGGAAGAGGCTCCCGCCGCCGCGGAAGAACACCACGCGGAAGCGGAGAAGAAACCGGGCACACTATCCAACATCATCGCCTTTATTAAAAATAAGCTGCCCAAACGCAAACAGAAAGAGCGGGCTTTTACCATCGAGGAAGAGCACCACGCCGAACCGGATCACGGCGAAGCGCCGAAAAAGAAAAAAGCCGGGATGCTGGTCAAGATCGCCCTCCCCGCGGCGGCGGGAGTGGCGCTGACGCTCGGGGCCGGCTGGTACTACTTTGTGAAACCGAAATCCCATCCGGTGGTGGCGGCCCAAAAAGCCGCGGCCCCGGAAAAGGCGCTGCCCGCTCCGGCGCAACCGGTGGCGGAACCGCAAAAGGAAACGCCCCCCGCCGAAACCCACGCGGCGCCGCCGCCCGCGCATGAGGAAGCAAAAGCCGAGGCTCCCAAAGCTCCGCCGCCGCCCGCGCATGAAGAAAAGAAACCCGAAGCTCCCCCCGCCGCCACCGCCGAGGCTCCGAAGCCGAAGGACGCGAAGGAGGCCGCCGCGGCCGCGCACGAAGACGCGCGCAAGGCGGCGCTTGAGGCGGAAAAGCTGATCCCCCCCTCCCTGGTGGAAGCCACCATCATGAAAGTGGGCGTGATGCTGCCGGTGGACTTCAACTCATCGCAGGTGAAAATGATGACCGCCGAAGTGGAACTGCAATTCGCCACCGCGTCGGAATTCAAAACGGCGGAGGCCAAAAAATTCATCTACGAACTGGCGCTTGAAAACGAGATCGAAGTGTTCTTCAAAGACAAGTTCTACGAAGAAACCCGCTACGCCAAAGACAAGCTGATGGCCTACCTCTTTGAGCGCATCAAAAAGCGGGGCGATCTGGAAAAGATCACCGGCGTGAACATCGCGGAACTCGCCCTGAAATAA
- a CDS encoding alpha/beta hydrolase, with product MWVHAGGHKVYYEQAGDGEPLLLLHGWGVSGEIFRPLLMRLAGRLEVRAIDFPGFGQTEKPDGAWGTEEYAELVKKILDAWGLKSIDIVGHSFGARVALRLAHRHPEYVKTLILTGAAGIRIQKPAPLSRRLLVKAGKFFGNLGAPGRMVKEAIYRKVSSADYLAAGAMRPTLVKVVNEDMRGILPAITQPVHLIWGENDRDTTLEAAEIMHAGLKNSTLTVIPGAGHYAFLDRPEEFYQHLNKALGGSR from the coding sequence ATGTGGGTACACGCGGGGGGCCATAAGGTTTATTACGAGCAGGCGGGGGACGGCGAACCCCTTCTCCTGCTTCACGGCTGGGGAGTGAGCGGCGAGATTTTCAGGCCCCTGCTGATGCGGCTTGCCGGGCGGCTGGAGGTTCGGGCCATCGATTTCCCCGGCTTCGGCCAGACCGAAAAACCGGACGGCGCGTGGGGAACCGAAGAGTACGCCGAGCTGGTGAAAAAAATCCTCGATGCGTGGGGGCTGAAAAGCATCGATATCGTCGGCCACTCCTTCGGCGCGCGGGTGGCGCTCCGCCTTGCCCACCGCCATCCCGAATATGTGAAAACGCTGATACTCACCGGCGCGGCCGGCATCCGCATCCAAAAACCCGCGCCGCTCTCCCGCAGGCTGCTGGTGAAAGCGGGCAAGTTTTTCGGCAATCTCGGCGCGCCGGGACGGATGGTCAAGGAGGCCATATATAGGAAGGTCAGCTCCGCCGATTACCTCGCCGCCGGGGCGATGCGCCCCACCCTCGTCAAAGTGGTCAACGAAGACATGCGCGGCATCCTCCCCGCCATCACGCAACCCGTTCATCTGATCTGGGGGGAAAACGACCGCGACACCACGCTGGAGGCGGCGGAAATCATGCACGCCGGGCTGAAGAACTCGACGCTTACGGTAATTCCGGGGGCGGGGCATTATGCGTTTCTGGACAGGCCCGAAGAATTTTACCAACATCTTAATAAGGCGCTGGGTGGAAGCAGGTAG